In Canis aureus isolate CA01 chromosome 25, VMU_Caureus_v.1.0, whole genome shotgun sequence, the genomic window TGCTAGGTCACCTAACAAACAAGCAAAATGCCGATCTCCCCCTCTCAGTACcaaaaaatcagaaacattttAGAAAGAGGGACAGGAAAATGAGTCACCGATAAAACTGTGTTCTGAATTTACAACTCTAAGGATAAACATATGATGTAGTTTGTTTATAAAAGTTTCAGTAATGAATTCACAAGTAGATGCTTTCCATCAAAACTGCCATATTCAGTATAATATGCAGCAGTGAGGAGAATGGTTTTGACAGATTATCAATATTGTAGTCTTATCAAAAGCAATGTGCTAGAATGCATTTGTCTAAAATGGCATTGCCTCCTAATAGGATTTTGTTAAATGACAACGTCAGGGCTTTTACAGGTCCAAACTTAGATGTGGGCTCAGAAAAGTTACTTGATAAAAGCCTTGACAGATAAGACCACTGAATTTTGTTCTGCTGACATTATGACCAGGTAATGGGCACTGGACAAATTAAGATAAACCCTTTTTAAAGGCATATAGTCAATGGGGAACATTTTGCCTGTATCACCGACTTTATCTGAATTCTTCCAGTTGACTGGAGCATGCCCAGGTCCTTATAGAATAATGGCCACTGTTCAAGTTGTAAATTTACCAAGATTAGTGAgtattgtgttcttttttttttttttttttttttttttttagtattgtgTTCATATAGAAAACAGTTCCTATCTTGGGTAAAGTTACATGGATAATATGGCTATTATGATAATAAAAACTGCAAATTACTTCTTTGATGACAGAATGAAGGATTTTGGTATGATATGAATGAGCTCAATTGGTTCAATATTCTACTTTGGCTTAATTCTATGCCCGGGCTGGTCTGCCCCATAGACCAGCAGGCTCACGAACAGAAGTAACTTCCTCAGAAGGCTACCAGTCAGATTCAGGGGCACAGAGAAGTCCTGCTATCCAAAAATTAAACTCCCCATTCATTGCTGTGTTTACGGTCTTCCTTTTACTTAAGACTTAGAACCTCGAGAATCTCTTTTCTGTAACCAAATAATATAGACAAGTGAAAAGTTCTATGAGAGGACAAGGATGGACCAGCTATTTTGCTATAGCAGATCAAGAAAGACATGATAGAAGTGAACTATTCTTGATTAGGTCTTGAGAGCTAGTAAAGGTAAGGTGGTGGAAAAGTGTGCCAGGCACTCTACTTTTGTATCCTACCTCTTACATGGGGTACAGGTAGCAGAAGGGTAAAGGTGGGAAACTTTCAGTACGGAGGACAAGGTCAGAAAGAGGTCTGTAAAACAGATTTAAGATTTCTGGTTCACCAGGCAATAGTCAAGACCTGCTTGCAGTTCAAGTACTAGATTCAATAGGTACTTACTGGGTACTTTAAGTGGTAGACACGGCCAGTGATTTTTAGCATTACCAAAATTTATAATCAAAACATTGAAGTAGTTTTGTCACAAAGATTTCAATATTGGactattctttccattttgagaaaaaaagaaacattcctCCACTATTTCTAAATTCactgtccacttttttttttttaaaacctggcATCCATTTCTATTTATGATTACATTTAAACAATTTGGAAATGGAAAATGTGATGactattttatgaaaaaaggaaaactgcatataaggctaatttaaaaaaaatgaggtattATGCAATGCTAGTTTTTAGAATTCCATCATAAATATACAGTTGACCACTGTTAAGGACTGAATATATATTCTCCCCAAATTagtatgttgaaaccctaaccacCAATATGagggtatttggaggtgggattTTGGGGAAGCAATTCAGTTTAGATGAGATTATGAAGATGAACCTCCCCATGATGTGCTTAGTGTCCTTAGAAGATGAAGAGACTAAAGCTCtctgccatatgaggacacagcaagaaggcagtcATCTGCAAGCCACAAAGAGCATCCTCAACAATAACTGAATTTATCCTCAGATTCTTTTGGACTTCCCAGCATCtacaactgtgagaaataaagatCTGTTTAACCCACCCAGCCTACagaattttgttatagcagcccgaGCTAAGACAACCACCAATTAATAGAAAAGTACCCTTTTATTGAGAGGTAAGACAAGTGTATTTACAATATTCAATTGTTAGGTCATATACTCTGACTGTGAGACTTTTTGAAGCAGCAATATTTCAGGAATTACAATTTATAAGGGGAAATGAAAAACATTGCAAGTATGTTTCTGttacagaaaatacatttgaacAACGCCAGGTACACTTAAGGCTAAGTAGTATTAGaccttttcttccatctttataGCAATAATCAAAGTACATTTTTGTCACAAAGAGAGAAGGCTaattttggaaaggaagaaacaatataATGTACAGTGCTTTCTGTCAGAAGactaatatgtttaaaaatagagCCTCATCAGTGGTTCTGAGTAAGAAATATACAATGCTGCCAAGCAGTCCCCAACTCACATTTGAAATTAACTTGTGGACTCTTTGAAAACTGCTCCAGCCTCTCAATCTTACTAAGGACTGGGAGATTATCAAATCCTTCACACCAACTTCTAATAATACTTCTGAAGtaagattttgaaaaagagaTCTGTTACAGTGCAAAGAACATTTTGATAGAAATTCATGTCTACAAAGGAGTTAAATAATACAGATGTTCCTTACATTAGCAGATATTGTTCTTGTTCTAAAAAGATAGAATTATCTAGCCACTGAAAATAATATGGATCAGTCAAAAATATGTATAAGAGTCCTACAGGGCAACTTGTATAAGTCGATCcccaaaatatgtatatatttgacaCTCTCCAAATGAGGATATTACTTTTTTGAAGAACATTAGACACAACACTAGGTCTCTTATTATTCCATGAACTATTGAGGTAGGAGTCTCATTTTGTCAATATCATCTAGTTTCACAGATTATGTCATAAGTCAAATGCCAGTACCAAAAGACAGTAATCCACAAGACTGAACCATTAAACTATATACCAAGTCTTTCCTTCTTTAGACAAGCAAGGATGGGAGTTTTCTGTGCATCGAGATTTAACTAAAATAACAGAAGCTGTGATATATTTTGTAGACATGtttgtaaataaaaatcacaaatttcaGTTATGATTTTGTGCATTAAAAAGCTTTGCAActgttaaaaaagtaaaagtgcaATCATTAGTGGTAAAACAAATAGTACTATGGCTGTTGAAATGTGTTCTTACATCTACCAGAAAAGCTGCCATGTCGGAAAACTACTAATGAAAAAATGGCCACTGTCAGTCAAGCATCAATGgtagaaaaaaacaacacatttttttagtgtcatatttttaagaaactataacccatttaattataataaactaACTTTAGCATGTGAAATTCAGATATTTTCTCCATGAATTCAAGATGAAGAGTGATCTTATGAAGCATTCAACATGCATATTGATTTTTGTTaggaaaaagctaaaaataaagggaaactcCACTTTACATGAAAAGCTCTTACCAAATATAAGTTTAACCTTTTAACATATTACATCTTAAAGTAAACATTATCAATagttatttaatttatgaaaagtaaaatgataacatcactactaaaataaaaacaataaaacaaaaaagaaagaaaaactacacCATGACAGAAAAATCCATTTGGTTTGCATCGTTTGGTATCTTAAAGAAAAGACTATCCAATGAAACAAGGCACGTAACAGACTACTTCATGGTTTTTGTTAGATGCTTACATGTAACGAAGGATACAGATAATTAGGTCAGACTCTCAGGAAGTAGAAGTAGTTCCGGAGTGTTTAGTTATAAAGAATGACCTCTGCGTATTCTGACAGTGAATATCTAGTTCAGATTTTCATCTggctttaaaatattaagaatcagAAGAAccacaaatgttttatttttaccatacatttacaaaaaaaaaaaaagtgattcataCATCAAAACTGGGTTTTCCTTGgttttaatacattaaaatgacATAATCCAATCTAACTCATGCATCACTTTCAGAGACACAGCGCAACTGGAAATACTTTTACCATTCCAGTGGATATTTCTAAAAAGCAAATGCCTACAGTGCTCCCGCACCTCcaatataagaagaaaagaaacaggcagCAGAGTTCTCCAAGGATGGCTGTTTCACACATTGtggataaacaataaaaattgcCTTCAAGAGTTTCAATAAGTATTGTAACATAGATTCACCTCCTTTAGTTTGCTTGCTGACTTCTTAGATCACTTGATTAGAAGCCTGATCTCATTGCCTCTTTATTAACTGCTATTGGTACTTTGTAGACTATACGTTTTAAACTTCTGTAAAGAACATTACAAGCTATTTCATGTAATTTAATTTTGTGCTGAATATTcttcaaagtattttataaataatacaatattttaaatgagtcTTCAATTCATTCGTTGTTATACCATATTGTTGCTTTCTCCAACTTTATCTACAAACtgcaagaagaaaaaacagataattaaaagaaaacccacagcattataaaaacatatcaacattttaaatgttgattAAAAAACCCAGCTTTATAAGATTTGTGGAAATTTAAGGCATGACTGACAATGGTTATTAATCCAGTACTACTCACTACCATCTCCTGACACataaatgtgtattaaaaaattttcttttctaaggtAGTTTTTGCATGACATGTTATGCATATGACTTTAAGGGTACAACACGAGAAATACAACACAATGAACAAAAAAAttggataaaatgaaattaacaCTGCTAgcttaacaaaaaattaaaaaatgaaaagctgagATGTCAGCCATTCATGCATTAATGAACCCAATAAGGCATTTCAACTGACCATTACTGAGGATCTCTTCTGGGCCTATGTAGTCTTTGAACAAACAGATTTAACTCCATTAAGTTCAATAATTAACAACAGCTATTgactaaaaatactttaaatgtgtAATCTGGGCTTCAGACTGCAAGTGGTAATGACATTAAAAATAGATGTAATGAGGCAAGCATAAATTTATAGCTcctgaatataaattttaacaCACATTAATTTAAGTGGTTATTTACTTTGGCTACTCCACCCCAAATGTAAAGCAACTGGGCCTTCTTCAGCATTCCAGATGGTGATGCGaatattgaaacaaaataattagTGGAGATATTAAAAGTTATGTAACCCAAGTGGTCATAACACTATCAATATCTAGCAATCGCTTAACCCTTCCTTTCATTTCACTATTCACATTTTTACTGAACCATGaagtaataataaaaggaaacataattTACAGCATAGAGTGTCTATATATGCAAATACTGAAGAATCCTTAAATTAAGGACGTGAATAATGACTATAACTGTATAACGAAGTTTCGGTGAATCCAAAAGccattaagtaaaaacaaaattgacTATACAGTATGAGTTTGGAGATTAATGCAAATGAAATCAGGACATACCCCCTATAAGCCCACATTCCAACATTTTATCTTCTTATAAATAGATGATTGGCACATGAAACTAAAAGTTGCTTTGAAAGTACCAtggagggacacctaggtggtggctcagtaggttaagtggctgcctttggctcaggtcgtgatcccagggtcctgggattgagccccacatcagattccctgctccatggggagcctgcttctccctgcctctgcctccttctctcttctttctctgtctctcatgaataaataaaaaaatcttaaaaagaaaaaagaaaaaaagaaagtaccatGAATTCATTAGGATTTTAAGGTAAATATAAGTGGAGAGAAAGCACAACAATCTCTCTCCAAAGGTAACTTCAAATATCTAGGTTGTTACCtaggctgtattttttttttttttttaagattttatttgagagagagagagagaatgagtggggcagggaggggaagaaggagagggagaagcaggctccccgttgagcagggagcccaccatgaggctccatcctaggaccttgggaaaTGCaaaagctgaaagcagatgtttaactggcttgagccacccaagtgcccctaggcTGTAAAATTCTGACTCTAAAATCGACTTGAGGTTGGAAATGAGATTTTGTCTTACAGCAAAACCTATTCATTCTTCAGTGGGTAAGCCATCCTTTAGCTGATAATCTAGTAAATGCTATGGATTCTCTCTCTAGAAACACTCTAGAAACATCTACAAACATCTGTAAACAACTTTAGAAAGTTGATGGCCCAATTTGGAGGAAGAGATTTAATGAGATCTTTCAAACTGTAGAGAGCTGGGAACAGAATTTTATCATCTGACTTCCAGTATAATAGTGCTTGATTTAATTGTCTTAATGCACGCTATTTGGTGACACAgtctaagaaagaaaatatttattagaaataatgatGTCCTTTTTACATAATAGcttctaaaattagaaatcatGTAAAAGTTAATTGAAAAATGccttgaactaaaaaaaaaggtagcataGCATACCAACCTGaattacatttaaagtaaaaaaaccGATAGTATTAAAAATGGATGTAGGGAAAtcaatttcaggttttttttatgGTTAGCAATGATGATTTTCTCTGGTATTCATGGTAACCATGATCTATGGTGACGTGACAatttatatcataataaaaaaacttATTATTAATTAGGTATCAATTACTTGTATTTCTAGGAGTAGAAAGCATCAAAGAATATTATTCTTGATATTGatggtttaaaaattttatttctaatacatGATAACTTACTGATCTAATTCCAGGTAAATTCAAGAGGGATCCAAGGACTGGCACTCTTCTAATAAAGCCAATGACCACAGGAAAGAAGCccctggaagaaggaaaaaggttCTCAGAACTTAAagattctttattattaaaatcaacagctaaccaagaaaaaagaaaggatccagttaaaattttaaatgtcttagaGACTTCACATTTCAAATGTTACCTTTAGTGGTAATGTTTCTTACCTCTCCCTGAATTTGATCTCTTTCTTAATTATACTCCTATAGTATTTTGCTTATACACCTATCACGCATTACTACTATATCCTGCTGGtatctttttgtctctttcccaTATCAGAAGTGAGAGATTCTCTAAAGTATATTTGATACTAATTCATTCTCCCATGAATAAAATGGCGTTTGGCAGATAGAAGACAAAGGATAtacatttcttgaataaataattaaaccaACCTTATTTAAAGGTATTTTCTCACATAGACTACTGTTTATTCACTTGGCAACTAGCATTTGTAAATGTTAACTGATCAAAATCTACCATAGTGTATTCAGTATTAAATATGTACTAAACGAATTGTCACCAAGTGGCAATAATTATGCAGTATCAGGTGCGATGTATTAAAATGCTGTATGCATATATGTACGTATCATTGTTTAGCTGATAAAAATAGCAAAGTGCCTTAACAGAAAGACAGTGCCTTGAAACCCCAATAAAACGAATTTTATTGCGTTGAaattataagataatatatattctattggCAAATATCTAggtttaataaacatttttgtagcTGACTGAATTATCTAGTAAGACTCAATAAAAGATTCAATGTAAACAAAAATCCATTTGAGAAAATTATGGTCTTTGTACCCATGCCAATGCAAATATCTGGGTTTTTGTAATAATTATTTGACATACTGGtttattaaaggagaaaaagtaaaagaaaataattgccttacctgaacaagagaaaaaatccATAAATTTCAAAGATCATGCCTATCAAAGGCCAACCAATAAGGACTACAAATACTCCACCCAGGAAAAATCCTGTagctttcattttatgtttttggaagAAGAATCTGAATGTTCTTTCTAAACCGATGACAAAAGCCAAACCAGCCA contains:
- the GOLT1B gene encoding vesicle transport protein GOT1B, with product MISLTDTQKIGMGLTGFGVFFLFFGMILFFDKALLAIGNVLFVAGLAFVIGLERTFRFFFQKHKMKATGFFLGGVFVVLIGWPLIGMIFEIYGFFLLFRGFFPVVIGFIRRVPVLGSLLNLPGIRSFVDKVGESNNMV